One part of the Sebastes fasciatus isolate fSebFas1 chromosome 8, fSebFas1.pri, whole genome shotgun sequence genome encodes these proteins:
- the gpr157 gene encoding G-protein coupled receptor 157, with protein sequence MAEGNQTVVYLSEQVVVLCSCLLSFLGSSLIILTYVIWSDLRTTPRRLLVYLSVSDWLSAVSYAFGVWRVFRTDSLDCVVQGAISTFSNTSSFFWTMAIAVYLYVFIVRASQRVADSLVCFFHFVSWGVPLAITIAAVCLNKIGYDASEVSVGWCWVSIHAPDRVLWMLLTGKIWEFLAYLTLPVLYILIKRHIHIAHAALSEYRPILANRPPSHSFSSMADMKLTLIPIIFIVLRIWSTVRFILLLAGSPARQNPVLVTLHGIGNTSQGAANCIMFVLLTRPIRTRLCAGLCCCCCSERRADVQRSRDAPNRLLPGQDAATQRDEEDSASRVGIDR encoded by the exons ATGGCAGAAGGGAACCAGACGGTGGTGTACTTGTCTGAGcaggtggtggtgttgtgttCGTGTTTGTTGTCGTTTCTGGGCTCTTCTCTGATCATCCTCACCTACGTGATCTGGTCGGATCTGAGGACGACTCCCCGGAGGCTGCTGGTCTACCTGTCCGTGTCTGACTGGCTCTCCGCGGTCTCCTACGCCTTCGGAGTCTGGAGGGTTTTCCGCACGGACTCGCTGGACTGCGTCGTCCAGGGAGCCATCTCCACCTTCAGCAACACCAGCTCCTTCTTCTGGACCATGGCCATCGCGGTGTACCTGTACGTCTTCATCGTGAGGGCCAGTCAGAGAGTCGCTGACAGCCTGGTGTGCTTCTTCCACTTTGTCAG CTGGGGTGTTCCTCTGGCCATCACTATCGCAGCCGTGTGCCTCAACAAGATCGGCTACGATGCGTCAGAGGTGTCGGTGGGCTGGTGCTGGGTCAGCATCCACGCCCCCGACCGGGTCCTGTGGATGCTGCTGACTGGGAAGATCTGGGAGTTCCTGGCTTACCTCACCCTGCCGGTCCTCTACATCCTGATCAAGAGGCACATCCACATAGCG CACGCTGCCCTGTCCGAGTACCGTCCCATCCTGGCCAACAGGCCTCCGTCCCACTCCTTCTCCTCTATGGCTGACATGAAGCTCACACTCATTCCCATCATCTTCATCGTCCTGCGCATCTGGAGCACGGTGCGCTTCATCCTGCtgctggccggctctccagccaGACAGAACCCGGTGCTGGTCACTCTACAC GGAATCGGCAACACGTCTCAGGGAGCCGCCAACTGCATCATGTTTGTGTTGCTCACTCGGCCAATCCGCACACGCCTCTGCGCcgggctctgctgctgctgctgctccgagCGTCGAGCAGACGTGCAGCGCTCGCGTGACGCCCCTAACAGGCTGCTGCCGGGACAGGACGCCGCCACGCAGAGGGACGAGGAGGACAGCGCCAGTCGGGTCGGGATTGATAGATGA